From the genome of Eucalyptus grandis isolate ANBG69807.140 chromosome 2, ASM1654582v1, whole genome shotgun sequence, one region includes:
- the LOC104432549 gene encoding peroxisome biogenesis protein 12, translating into MLFQVGGQGTRPTFFEMAAAQQLPGSLRAALTYSVGVLALRRPFLHKVLDYEDEFFALLMLVLESHSLRTTDASFSESLYGLRRRGVKIKAQKDVALLNSGDRLHHSGLEKRQKALSVVFLVVLPYFKSKLHSIYNKEREARLQASLWGHGEDSLDNLDYVTGGEDVVVSVGTSNADRSIRTHLMKRIQKIVGACYPWIHASCEGLSFAYQLLYLLDATGFYSLGLHALNIQVCRATGQELMDTSSRISKIRNQERERLRGPPWLKAVQGALLSCTYTVLDYAQTGLIAAVFFFKMMEWWYQSAEERMSAPTVYPPPPPPPPPKVAKEGIPLPPDKTLCPLCSQKRANPSAVTVSGFVFCYACIFKYVSQYKRCPVTLMPATVDHIRRLFHDM; encoded by the exons atgctGTTCCAGGTGGGAGGGCAAGGGACGCGTCCCACCTTCTTCGAGATGGCGGCTGCCCAGCAGCTCCCGGGCAGCCTCCGTGCCGCGCTCACCTACTCCGTCGGC GTACTTGCCTTGAGAAGACCTTTCCTTCACAAAGTATTGGACTACGAAGATGAGTTCTTTGCACTGCTGATGCTGGTTCTCGAAAGTCACAGCTTGCGAACTACAG ATGCTTCATTTTCCGAATCTTTATATGGGCTACGAAGGAGAGGGGTGAAGATAAAAGCACAGAAGGATGTTGCTCTTTTGAACTCAGGGGATAGATTGCATCATTCTGGGTTAGAAAAGCGCCAGAAAGCCCTATCTGTTGTGTTCCTG GTGGTCTTGCCATACTTTAAATCAAAATTGCATTCCATATACAACAAAGAAAGGGAAGCCAGACTTCAAGCAAGTTTATGGGGTCATGGAGAAGATAGCTTGGATAATTTGGACTACGTCACTGGAGGAGAGGATGTTGTCGTCTCAGTGGGAACTTCGAATGCAGATCGATCAATCAGAACACACTTGATGAAGAGGATTCAGAAAATAGTAGGTGCTTGCTACCCATGGATACATGCTAGCTGTGAAG GATTGTCATTTGCCTATCAACTGTTGTATCTATTGGATGCCACCGGATTCTATTCTCTGGGCTTGCATGCACTTAATATTCAAGTTTGTCGAGCTACTGGGCAAGAGCTG ATGGATACTTCATCAAGAATTTCCAAGATACGAAATCAAGAACGTGAGAGACTTCGTGGTCCTCCATGGTTGAAG GCAGTACAAGGTGCCTTGCTCTCCTGTACGTATACAGTGCTTGACTATGCACAGACTGGATTAATTGCAGCTGTATTCTTCTTCAAG ATGATGGAATGGTGGTACCAATCTGCTGAGGAGAGAATGTCAGCTCCAACCGTGTaccctcctccaccaccacctccacctccaaag GTTGCAAAAGAAGGGATTCCACTGCCACCAGACAAAACATTATGCCCTTTGTGCTCACAGAAGCGAGCAAATCCATCTGCAGTTACTGTCTCGGGGTTTGTCTTCTGCTATGCTTGCATTTTCAAGTATGTTTCGCAG TATAAGCGCTGTCCAGTCACATTGATGCCCGCAACAGTTGACCACATAAGGCGGCTGTTCCACGACATGTAG
- the LOC104432550 gene encoding myb family transcription factor PHL13, producing the protein MLSKNGTVGSGLSSASGCTSDICFSSPQQHERHGQYSPFISSTSMIRTSTPPVGFPRTEVQVTALTDIPKEIKDVPWDPNQLQDFLYSENVPSQNVQLGSRAAVMGCDNQSAGSDLIWTENFGEAMDLDWSKFLADDDAIDPSKPPLAVQGQSLPPAESSAAANQLSSAPSSKARMRWTPDLHEAFVEAVNQLGGGDRATPKGVLKLMNVESLTIYHVKSHLQKYRTARYKPDSAESEGSSEKKLSSLEDMKSLDLKTTMNITEALRMQMEVQKQLHEQLEIQRKLQLRIEEQGRCLQMLFEKQRNQTEATEQPQAEKGLETTNPSSSPGESSLNMNKRQKVSEARTTDDDNPDEGEIGLPSPKRVRGHEP; encoded by the exons ATGTTATCCAAAAACGGGACCGTTGGAAGTGGTCTTTCATCCGCTTCTGGATGTACGAGTGATATCTGCTTTTCTTCCCCTCAGCAACATGAAAGACATGGACAATATTCTCCATTCATTTCTTCAACATCCATGATTAGAACATCCACACCACCCGTAGGTTTTCCCCGAACAGAAGTACAAGTTACTGCATTGACTGATAttccaaaagaaatcaaagatgTTCCCTGGGATCCAAATCAGCTTCAGGATTTTCTCTATTCAGAAAATGTCCCGAGCCAGAATGTTCAGTTAGGGAGCAGGGCGGCTGTCATGGGTTGTGACAACCAATCTGCAGGAAGTGATTTGATATGGACTGAAAACTTTGGTGAGGCTATGGATCTAGATTGGAGCAAATTTCTTGCTGATGATGATGCGATTGACCCATCAAAG CCGCCCCTTGCTGTTCAAGGTCAGTCTTTACCTCCTGCAGAATCTTCTGCTGCCGCTAATCAATTGTCAAGTGCACCCTCAAGCAAGGCTCGAATGCGTTGGACACCAGACCTTCATGAAGCTTTTGTGGAGGCTGTTAATCAGCTTGGCGGTGGTGACC GCGCCACTCCCAAAGGTGTTCTGAAGCTGATGAATGTAGAAAGCCTAACAATCTATCATGTGAAAAGCCACTTACAG AAATACAGAACAGCTCGATATAAACCGGATTCAGCAGAGAGTGAag GATCTTCAGAGAAGAAGTTGAGTTCGCTGGAAGACATGAAGTCTCTGGACTTGAAGAC GACTATGAACATCACTGAAGCGCTGAGAATGCAGATGGAAGTTCAGAAGCAGCTCCATGAACAACTTGAG ATTCAGAGAAAGCTGCAATTGAGGATTGAAGAACAAGGAAGGTGCTTACAAATGTTGTTTGAGAAACAAAGGAACCAAACAGAAGCAACCGAGCAACCTCAGGCTGAAAAAGGACTTGAAACGACAAACCCCAGCTCTTCGCCAGGCGAAAGTTCTCTAAACATGAACAAAAGGCAGAAGGTTTCAGAAGCAAGGACTACTGATGATGACAATCCAGATGAGGGCGAGATAGGTCTTCCATCTCCGAAACGAGTGAGGGGCCATGAACCCTAA